The Novipirellula caenicola genome segment GTCAACCCTTCGGGCAGCGGCATCACGGCGGCCAAGGTCATCGCAGGTGAACCACCCACCGTGATCGCGACACGTAGCGGTTCGTTGCGATCCAGTGCGGCGCGATGATGGACCCCGATCCCACGATGAATTTGATAATGCAAGCCAATCTCTTGATCTGTTACGTATTGATTTCCTGAAATTTGAATTCGGTACATCCCCAGATTGACTTTCATCAGATCACCGGCTGCGGCCGGGTCCTCACTGAGCACTTGCGGCAGCGTGACAAACGCGCCCCCGTCGTCGGGCCAGCACTTTAGTTGGGGCAGCTCGGAAACACGGCACCGATTTGCCATCACCGCACCACGGGAGACCGATTTTGGCAACGTGTGTAGCGCCGTCCAAGGGACGCCAGCGTAACGCAACGGCCGTTTGGGAAGTGCCGATGGATCCAATTTCAATTCGATCAGCCGACGCACCGATTCGAGCGTGTCGCGAAACAGATACCGCGCTTGCTCTAACGTCCCGAATAAGTTCGATGCCATGGGGAACCGTGCCCCCACCACGTTCGAGAACAAGATTGCCGGTCCTCCGCGAGCGTAAACACGTCGCTGAATCTCTGCCATTTCCAGACACGGATCGACCGGATCGGTGACCTCAATCAACCGTCCATCACGGCGTAAATCCTCGACAACATCTAGGGTGCTACGGTGCTTCACGATCAGCTTTCAAATCGAGCAGAAGGGAATCTGCGGTAGTTGTAGAACAAAGGAGCAAGCCGGCGACATCCGGCGTTCAAAAAAAACGAGTGGGCCCCCTAAGATTACTGGCTAGCTAGGATAACCGGCGAGATGTCTTTAGACTAACACCGGTCGATCGCGAAACATGATCGATCGCTACCGCAGCTGCGACATGGAAAGTGCCAGCGTCCCACAGTCTCTCAAACCCCTGAATACCGATGCTTGAAAGTCTTCCTCTTCCCTCGCCCCAAGTCATCTCGTTCACCGATGCATCGGATGCGTCCACCGATGTGTTGATCGTCGGAATTTCGGGCAAGCAGCAGGATTCGCCCACACTGACTCGGCTGAACGAAGCCGGTGACGGCTGGATCGATGGCCTGCGCGAACGCAATGCGATTTCTTGCAAACGAGGCAAGGTCAACAAGCTCGTGCCGGGGAAAAAAAATGGTCCCCCCGTTGTGCTGCTTGTGGGCACCGGCGACGACACTCGCGATGCTCGGGTCGTCGCATTTGAAACCGCCGCAATTGCCATTCGCTCGGTCACCAGCAACGCGTTGGACCAAGTTGACATCGCGCTCGGCGAGTCCTTTGATCCATCGACGCACGATGCAATGGTGGCTGGGGCGGTTTGTGCTTGCGAGAATTTGGCGATTTATCACTCGGATCCCAGCACGCATGTCCCCTCGACCATTCGTTTCTCGGGTATTTCACAGGACGCGATCGAGCGGGGCAAGATCCTTGGTCACGCCATGATCCAAACTCGCCGCTTGGTGAACGAGCCTGCAGGTGTCATCTATCCTGAATCCTTTGCCGAACAGGCTCGGAAAGTGGCCGCTGCGACAGGGATGGACATCGAAGTTTGGGACGAAACGAAACTCGAAAGTGAAAATTGCCGGGCGATCCTTGCTGTGGGCAGTGGGTCGGCTCGTCCGCCGCGACTCGTGATCCTGCGTCATCAAGGCGGCGGAGACGAAGCTCCGATTGCCATCGTCGGTAAAGGCGTGACGTTTGACAGTGGCGGTTTGTCGATCAAACCCAGCGACGGCATGGTCGACATGAAATGCGACATGGCCGGTGCCGCAACGGTGCTCGGCGTGATGCAAGCGGTCGCACAGCTCGGTGTCAAACGAAACGTGATCGGTGTTTGCGGATTGGCTGAAAACATGATCAGCGG includes the following:
- a CDS encoding leucyl aminopeptidase, whose protein sequence is MLESLPLPSPQVISFTDASDASTDVLIVGISGKQQDSPTLTRLNEAGDGWIDGLRERNAISCKRGKVNKLVPGKKNGPPVVLLVGTGDDTRDARVVAFETAAIAIRSVTSNALDQVDIALGESFDPSTHDAMVAGAVCACENLAIYHSDPSTHVPSTIRFSGISQDAIERGKILGHAMIQTRRLVNEPAGVIYPESFAEQARKVAAATGMDIEVWDETKLESENCRAILAVGSGSARPPRLVILRHQGGGDEAPIAIVGKGVTFDSGGLSIKPSDGMVDMKCDMAGAATVLGVMQAVAQLGVKRNVIGVCGLAENMISGTSYKLGDVIKTRSGKTIEILNTDAEGRVVLADTLDVTRENAPSSIVDLATLTGACMVALGMEVAGLMTNDQPLCDAVSQAAKQEGEPVWQLPMFELYDEKIKSKVADIKNVGEGRWGGAITAAKFLANFVGDTPWVHIDIAGPAFVDSPKPHRDAGATGVMVRTLVNWIESQA